One Antarctobacter heliothermus DNA segment encodes these proteins:
- a CDS encoding TetR/AcrR family transcriptional regulator, producing the protein MASKVAVRKAALREKLVSLAEARISSGGLRALKARDLAKDAGCAVGAIYTHFEDLDALALEVNGRTFVRLGAAVSAAVDGHEGSPHERLIAMSLAYLHFAADQPRLWRALFSADVSSDGPVPQWYVDALGGLFEHIAEPVAELFPGFDARELDLMVRALFSSVHGIVLLGLEKRISAVPIDGIERMIAQLLVQVGNT; encoded by the coding sequence ATGGCAAGCAAGGTGGCGGTACGCAAGGCTGCGCTGCGCGAGAAGCTGGTGTCTTTGGCTGAGGCGCGGATTTCCTCTGGTGGGTTGCGGGCGCTTAAGGCGCGGGATCTGGCCAAGGATGCGGGATGCGCCGTTGGGGCGATCTATACCCATTTCGAGGATCTTGACGCGCTGGCGCTGGAGGTCAACGGGCGCACCTTTGTGCGGTTGGGGGCGGCGGTGTCGGCGGCGGTTGACGGGCATGAGGGCAGTCCGCATGAGCGCCTGATTGCCATGTCACTGGCCTATTTGCATTTTGCCGCCGATCAGCCACGGCTGTGGCGGGCGTTGTTCAGTGCCGATGTGTCGTCCGATGGTCCGGTGCCGCAATGGTATGTGGATGCCTTGGGCGGGTTGTTCGAACACATTGCCGAACCTGTGGCCGAGTTGTTCCCCGGTTTCGATGCGCGTGAGTTGGATCTGATGGTGCGGGCGTTGTTCTCATCCGTGCATGGGATCGTTCTGTTGGGTCTGGAAAAGCGGATTTCGGCGGTTCCGATAGATGGGATAGAGCGCATGATCGCCCAGTTGCTGGTTCAGGTCGGGAATACCTGA
- a CDS encoding (R)-mandelonitrile lyase, which produces MLIHRAGSRPSVTPNPDYFTGTVRIDPVIAPPEPSRVNALIVTFEPGARTAWHTHPLGQTIHILSGLCLAQKDGEPVQELRPGDTAWFAPGEKHWHGAAPDVAMSHLAIQEAQDGSAADWLEKVSDADYSGPRTG; this is translated from the coding sequence ATGTTGATCCACCGCGCAGGCTCCCGCCCCAGCGTCACGCCAAATCCGGATTACTTCACCGGCACCGTGCGCATTGATCCCGTCATCGCCCCGCCAGAGCCGTCCCGCGTCAACGCCCTGATCGTCACGTTCGAACCCGGCGCGCGCACCGCGTGGCACACCCACCCCCTTGGCCAGACGATCCACATCCTGTCGGGCCTGTGCCTTGCCCAGAAAGACGGCGAACCGGTGCAGGAACTGCGCCCCGGCGATACTGCCTGGTTCGCGCCCGGCGAAAAACATTGGCACGGTGCCGCCCCGGACGTGGCCATGTCGCATCTCGCCATTCAAGAGGCACAGGACGGCAGCGCAGCGGATTGGCTGGAAAAGGTGTCGGATGCGGACTATTCCGGCCCGCGCACGGGCTGA
- a CDS encoding DUF817 domain-containing protein, producing MTTTRRIERALGDFTRAHLPTGLADLLMFILKQGWACLFGFLMLGGLLVTDRFWPDDAPLHRYDLLFLYALSIQIGFLIFKLETLQEAKVILLFHLTGTAMELFKVNAGSWAYPEPALLKFYGVPLFSGFMYAAVGSYMARVIRIFDMKFAPYPPFWTSVALAVAIYVNFFAHHYLPDARYVLMAASVLLFARTRVWFTINRTRRWMPLPLAAFLTSIFLWIAENVGTNTGTWLYNGQSTLDLVHLSKMGSWYLLLYVSFATVTLVLRDALSPAPLHVVTGPEPAPQSTP from the coding sequence ATGACAACAACACGCCGCATCGAACGCGCGCTGGGGGATTTCACCCGCGCGCATCTCCCCACAGGTCTGGCCGACCTGCTTATGTTCATCCTCAAGCAGGGCTGGGCCTGCCTGTTCGGCTTTCTGATGCTGGGCGGCCTGCTGGTGACGGATCGCTTTTGGCCAGACGACGCCCCCCTGCACCGCTATGACCTGCTGTTCCTCTACGCGCTCTCCATCCAGATCGGCTTTCTGATCTTCAAACTGGAAACCCTGCAAGAGGCCAAGGTCATCCTGCTGTTCCACCTTACCGGCACCGCGATGGAACTGTTCAAGGTCAACGCGGGCAGCTGGGCCTACCCTGAACCCGCGCTATTGAAATTCTACGGTGTGCCGCTGTTTTCCGGGTTTATGTATGCCGCCGTCGGCAGCTACATGGCCCGCGTCATACGCATTTTTGACATGAAATTCGCCCCCTACCCGCCCTTCTGGACAAGTGTGGCGCTGGCGGTGGCGATTTACGTCAACTTCTTTGCTCACCACTACCTACCGGACGCCCGCTATGTCCTGATGGCCGCCAGCGTGCTGCTGTTTGCGCGCACCCGCGTCTGGTTCACCATCAACCGCACGCGCCGCTGGATGCCGCTGCCGCTCGCCGCTTTCCTGACCTCGATCTTTCTGTGGATCGCCGAGAACGTCGGCACCAACACCGGCACATGGCTGTACAACGGACAAAGCACGCTCGACCTTGTGCACCTGTCCAAGATGGGGTCGTGGTACCTGCTGCTCTATGTCAGCTTTGCCACCGTGACGCTGGTCCTGCGCGACGCCCTGTCGCCCGCGCCGCTGCATGTGGTCACAGGACCAGAACCAGCACCACAATCGACACCGTAA
- a CDS encoding DMT family transporter, whose product MDLWIIATLSAATFQTVRFMLHKVLAGGALSATGSTFARFAYAMPAAAVVLAGYLWATGTELPVPGANFLGWAVIGGLGQILATVLVVLCFRERNFAVGITFKKTEVILTALLGLVVLGEVISAAGWLAIGIGLVGVLMLSRTPDAAGLWRGLTSRAVILGVGSGVFFAIAGIGYRATTLAVPSDDPVLRAAVSLVCVTLLQALSMAVWLRWREPGQLTAVWDARGKAIWLGLTSMAGSLSWFTAFTLQTAAYVYALGQVELILSLAASVLFFREKVTARELAGIAVLTVSIVVLVLVL is encoded by the coding sequence ATGGATTTATGGATTATTGCCACCCTGTCTGCCGCCACGTTTCAAACGGTGCGATTCATGCTGCACAAGGTCTTGGCGGGCGGCGCGCTGAGCGCCACGGGCAGCACCTTTGCGCGGTTTGCCTATGCGATGCCAGCGGCGGCGGTTGTGCTGGCGGGCTATCTGTGGGCGACGGGCACAGAACTGCCCGTGCCGGGGGCGAATTTCCTGGGCTGGGCGGTGATCGGCGGGTTGGGGCAGATCCTTGCCACGGTCCTTGTCGTCCTGTGTTTCCGCGAGCGGAATTTTGCGGTGGGCATCACATTCAAGAAAACCGAGGTGATACTGACCGCGCTGTTGGGGTTGGTGGTGCTGGGAGAGGTGATCTCTGCCGCCGGGTGGCTGGCGATCGGCATCGGGCTGGTGGGGGTGCTGATGTTGTCGCGGACCCCGGATGCGGCGGGGCTGTGGCGCGGGCTGACCAGCCGGGCGGTGATCCTTGGCGTCGGGTCGGGGGTGTTCTTTGCCATTGCGGGGATCGGCTATCGCGCCACGACGCTGGCGGTGCCCAGCGATGATCCGGTGTTGCGGGCGGCGGTATCACTGGTCTGCGTGACATTGTTGCAGGCGCTGAGCATGGCAGTCTGGCTGCGCTGGCGCGAGCCGGGGCAGTTGACTGCGGTCTGGGACGCGCGGGGCAAGGCGATCTGGCTGGGGCTGACCTCTATGGCCGGGTCGCTCAGCTGGTTCACGGCGTTCACCTTGCAGACGGCGGCCTATGTCTATGCGCTGGGGCAGGTCGAGCTGATCTTGTCGCTGGCGGCCTCTGTGCTGTTTTTCCGCGAAAAGGTGACGGCGCGCGAATTGGCCGGGATTGCCGTGCTTACGGTGTCGATTGTGGTGCTGGTTCTGGTCCTGTGA
- a CDS encoding fatty acid desaturase has protein sequence MFERLRGLEWPTLVLLALCYALWALGTTVGAAMWLPLGMVMVVIGAALHSSLTHEMLHGHPFTSPVWNAVLVFPALSLVVPYLRFKDTHMAHHRDAILTDPYDDPESNFMDPKVWGRLPRWGRALLRVNNTLAGRMLLGPLIGTLGFVMWDARALRRGDRRVALGWLLHVPAVGVVVWWMVAVGQMPVWAFLVSTYAALSVLKIRTFLEHRAHETAQARTVIIEDRGLLALLFLNNNFHIVHHMHAMVPWYRLPALYRENRDRYLSRNGGYRYATYGEVFRRYFWRAKDPVPHPLYPES, from the coding sequence ATGTTTGAGCGTTTGCGTGGGCTGGAATGGCCGACGCTGGTTCTGTTGGCGCTGTGTTATGCACTGTGGGCGTTGGGGACGACGGTGGGTGCAGCGATGTGGCTGCCGTTGGGCATGGTCATGGTGGTGATCGGGGCGGCGCTGCATTCGTCGCTGACCCATGAGATGTTGCACGGCCATCCGTTCACGTCGCCTGTCTGGAACGCGGTGCTGGTGTTCCCGGCGCTGTCGCTGGTGGTGCCGTACCTGCGGTTCAAGGACACGCATATGGCGCATCACCGCGATGCGATCCTGACGGACCCTTATGACGACCCCGAGAGCAATTTCATGGACCCCAAGGTCTGGGGGCGGTTGCCGCGCTGGGGGCGGGCGCTGCTGCGGGTGAACAACACTCTGGCGGGGCGGATGCTGTTGGGGCCTTTGATCGGGACACTGGGGTTTGTGATGTGGGATGCGCGCGCTTTGCGGCGCGGGGATCGACGTGTGGCGCTGGGGTGGCTGCTGCATGTGCCAGCGGTGGGTGTGGTGGTCTGGTGGATGGTCGCGGTTGGGCAGATGCCGGTCTGGGCGTTTCTGGTCAGCACCTATGCGGCGCTGTCGGTGCTGAAGATCCGCACCTTTCTGGAGCATCGCGCCCATGAGACGGCGCAGGCGCGGACGGTGATCATTGAGGATCGCGGGTTGCTGGCGCTGCTGTTTCTGAACAACAACTTTCACATCGTGCACCACATGCACGCAATGGTGCCGTGGTACCGGTTGCCTGCGTTGTACCGGGAGAACAGGGATCGCTATCTGAGCCGGAACGGGGGCTATCGCTATGCGACGTACGGCGAGGTGTTCCGGCGGTATTTCTGGCGCGCCAAGGACCCGGTGCCGCATCCGTTGTACCCGGAGAGTTGA
- a CDS encoding DUF2061 domain-containing protein — protein METRARTLVKSVLWTLLGLVVMIGVGFAFTGSLMVGGGMAAINAALGFVTYLLYERVWAGIRWGRHV, from the coding sequence ATGGAAACGCGGGCGCGGACGCTGGTGAAATCCGTCCTTTGGACGTTGCTGGGGCTGGTGGTCATGATCGGGGTGGGGTTCGCCTTTACCGGATCGTTGATGGTGGGCGGCGGCATGGCGGCGATCAACGCCGCTTTGGGGTTTGTCACCTACCTTTTGTATGAGCGCGTCTGGGCTGGCATCCGCTGGGGCCGCCATGTTTGA
- a CDS encoding helix-turn-helix domain-containing protein: protein MSDILDKRARAALLRTRLSEAMAKAGSNQTALARAVGVDRSTISQLLKDSGARLPNAHLIGACAQALGVSADWLLGLSERPESAADLLANSMTLTEAPRALVDEQIFDWHREAEGYKIRYVPPALPDMLKTRELLDWEYAPHLGKTTQQAINASEDRLNWMRRSQSDYEIALPLFEVESFAAGTGYYAGLSADIRREQLTRLAGHCESLYPRLRFYLFDARRLYSAPLTVFGPLLAVIYLGRNYLAFRDTNRVEAITQHFDHLVKEASITARALPDHLRALEARIGG from the coding sequence ATGAGTGATATTCTCGACAAACGCGCCCGCGCCGCCCTGCTCCGCACCCGCCTGTCAGAGGCGATGGCCAAGGCAGGCTCGAATCAAACCGCTTTGGCGCGCGCTGTCGGCGTCGACCGCTCCACCATTTCGCAACTGCTCAAGGACAGTGGCGCGCGGCTGCCCAACGCGCATCTCATCGGGGCCTGCGCGCAGGCGCTTGGCGTCTCGGCGGACTGGCTGCTGGGCCTGTCGGAACGCCCCGAAAGCGCGGCGGACCTGCTCGCCAACTCCATGACCCTGACAGAGGCCCCCCGCGCGCTGGTCGATGAGCAGATCTTTGACTGGCACCGTGAGGCCGAGGGCTACAAGATCCGCTATGTGCCGCCCGCCCTGCCCGACATGCTCAAAACGCGAGAGCTGCTGGACTGGGAATACGCCCCCCATCTGGGCAAGACCACGCAGCAGGCGATCAACGCGTCAGAGGACCGGCTGAACTGGATGCGCCGCTCGCAGTCCGACTATGAGATCGCCCTGCCGCTGTTCGAGGTCGAGTCCTTCGCCGCCGGAACCGGTTACTACGCGGGCCTGTCCGCTGACATCCGGCGCGAACAACTCACCCGCCTCGCCGGACATTGTGAGTCGCTCTACCCCCGGCTGCGGTTCTACCTGTTCGACGCGCGGCGGCTGTACTCAGCGCCGCTGACGGTGTTTGGCCCGCTGCTGGCGGTCATCTACCTTGGCCGCAACTACCTCGCCTTCCGCGACACCAACCGGGTCGAGGCCATCACCCAGCATTTCGACCACCTCGTCAAAGAAGCCAGCATCACCGCCCGCGCATTGCCCGACCATTTGCGGGCGCTGGAGGCGCGGATTGGGGGGTAG
- a CDS encoding aldo/keto reductase encodes MKMNPLGRSGLQVSELCLGTMTFGNQTQPAEAFRQIDRALEAGINFIDTAEMYPVNPVRAETLGRTEEIIGDWNEASGRRGEWILATKHSGEGSFARDGAPISSKTIRETVEAGLKRLKTDYIDLYQFHWPNRGSYMFRKNWRYDPAQSGWTRAQVIADMEDCLGALQEEVQRGTIRAFGLSNESAWGTQMWLEAAERVGGPRVASIQNEYSLLCRLADTDLAEMMIYEDVGLLPFSPLGAGFLTGKYQGGAVPDGSRMSLNEGMGGRKTDRVFAAVDAYLKVARDFEIDPSHMALAWSARRSFVASSIFGATTFEQLEHLLGATEVVLSEELLAALDAAHKAHPMPY; translated from the coding sequence ATGAAAATGAACCCGCTGGGCCGAAGCGGCCTGCAGGTGTCCGAGCTTTGTCTTGGCACCATGACCTTTGGCAACCAGACGCAGCCCGCTGAGGCGTTCCGCCAGATTGATCGCGCATTGGAGGCGGGGATCAACTTTATCGACACCGCCGAGATGTATCCGGTGAACCCGGTGCGTGCGGAAACCTTGGGTCGGACGGAGGAGATCATCGGCGACTGGAACGAGGCCTCGGGGCGGCGGGGGGAGTGGATTTTGGCCACCAAACATTCCGGCGAGGGCAGCTTTGCCCGCGATGGGGCGCCGATCTCGTCCAAGACGATCCGTGAGACGGTTGAGGCTGGGCTGAAGCGGCTCAAGACCGATTACATCGACCTCTATCAGTTCCACTGGCCGAACCGGGGCAGCTATATGTTCCGCAAGAACTGGCGCTATGATCCGGCGCAGTCGGGGTGGACGCGGGCGCAGGTGATCGCCGACATGGAGGATTGTCTGGGCGCGCTGCAGGAAGAGGTGCAGCGCGGGACGATCCGCGCCTTTGGCCTGTCGAATGAAAGCGCCTGGGGCACGCAGATGTGGCTGGAGGCGGCCGAGCGCGTGGGGGGGCCGCGGGTGGCGTCCATTCAGAATGAGTATTCGTTGCTCTGCCGTCTGGCCGACACGGATCTGGCCGAGATGATGATCTATGAGGATGTGGGGCTGCTGCCGTTCTCGCCTTTGGGGGCGGGCTTTTTGACCGGCAAGTATCAGGGCGGGGCCGTGCCGGATGGGTCGCGGATGAGCCTGAATGAAGGCATGGGCGGACGCAAGACGGACCGGGTTTTTGCCGCCGTGGACGCCTATCTGAAGGTGGCGCGGGACTTTGAGATTGATCCCTCGCACATGGCGCTGGCGTGGTCGGCGCGGCGGTCTTTTGTGGCCTCCTCAATCTTTGGCGCGACGACTTTTGAGCAGCTGGAGCATCTGTTGGGGGCGACTGAAGTGGTGCTGTCAGAGGAGCTTTTGGCGGCGCTGGATGCGGCGCACAAGGCGCATCCGATGCCCTATTGA
- a CDS encoding ImuA family protein — protein MASAPALLSRRPHAPPPALVLWRDLILPLCRVHELCGQARRTLALHVAAQAGGPVIWITRRHSPDQLNPCGMAGILPPGDVIFAATDRPDDSLWAMEEALRSGAAPVVVADLAEPPAMTPVRRLHLAAEAGAEVGLCRPLGLLLTPGAGGAPGIETRFRCDPAHAPGQTAWRVERLRARMLPPKVWRLTDNRLTHWSEPATG, from the coding sequence ATGGCCTCTGCTCCCGCCCTTCTGTCCCGCCGCCCCCATGCGCCGCCGCCCGCGCTGGTGCTCTGGCGTGACCTCATCCTGCCGCTGTGCAGGGTGCATGAGCTGTGCGGGCAGGCGCGGCGCACGCTGGCGCTGCATGTCGCCGCGCAGGCGGGGGGGCCGGTGATCTGGATCACCCGCCGCCACAGTCCCGATCAGCTGAACCCCTGCGGCATGGCGGGTATCCTGCCGCCGGGCGATGTGATCTTTGCCGCCACCGACCGGCCCGACGACAGCCTCTGGGCGATGGAAGAGGCGTTGCGCAGCGGCGCAGCGCCCGTGGTGGTCGCCGATTTGGCCGAACCACCTGCTATGACCCCCGTGCGCCGTCTGCATCTGGCCGCCGAAGCTGGCGCTGAGGTCGGGCTGTGCCGTCCGCTGGGGCTGCTGCTGACACCGGGCGCGGGTGGCGCGCCGGGGATCGAGACGCGGTTTCGCTGTGACCCCGCCCATGCCCCCGGACAAACCGCATGGCGGGTCGAACGCCTGCGCGCGCGGATGTTGCCGCCCAAGGTGTGGCGGTTGACCGACAACCGACTAACCCACTGGTCCGAACCCGCCACCGGGTAA
- a CDS encoding MFS transporter yields the protein MRLVISFASLFLSVILLQLSSGSVGPLDALSGLSLNFTTAQIGFLGSAHFAGFFVGCWWAPRLMGNVGHSRAFAAFTALGTIGILGHILTDNPYAWAALRIGQGICVAGCYTVIEAWLHAKVTNENRGRATGAYRLADITASLGAQLMISILPPAHYVSYTLLALLCTAALLPLTLSRLSPPETPEAPRLTPGLAWARSPLAVAGVLVSALSSASFRMVGPIYATGVGLQTGQIALFLASFVAGGALAQYPAGWLADRYDRRWVLIWLSVAAIASCMLTATATGLPTIGIMLTAALFGLTTFPIFSIAAAHAHDFATSEERIALSAALMFWYAVGAIAAPWIASLLIERYGPPALFVMIAVGHALLVIFGLIRMQSRRASDTRTRYIYTPRSSFMVGRLLSNTRERAKKGD from the coding sequence ATGCGACTGGTCATTTCATTTGCCTCCCTCTTTCTGTCCGTCATCCTGCTACAGCTTTCGTCCGGCAGTGTCGGACCGCTTGATGCGCTTTCAGGCCTGTCGCTGAACTTTACCACAGCGCAGATCGGCTTTCTGGGGTCGGCGCATTTCGCCGGTTTCTTCGTGGGGTGCTGGTGGGCACCGCGCCTGATGGGCAACGTCGGACATTCCCGCGCCTTCGCCGCCTTTACCGCACTGGGGACCATCGGCATCCTCGGCCATATCCTGACCGACAATCCCTATGCCTGGGCCGCACTGCGGATTGGTCAGGGGATCTGTGTGGCGGGATGCTACACCGTGATCGAGGCATGGCTGCACGCCAAGGTGACCAACGAAAACCGGGGCCGCGCCACCGGGGCCTACCGACTGGCCGACATCACCGCCTCGCTGGGCGCGCAGCTGATGATTTCCATCCTGCCACCTGCACATTACGTCAGCTACACGCTGTTGGCACTGCTCTGTACCGCCGCGCTATTGCCGCTGACACTGTCACGCCTCAGCCCGCCAGAAACGCCAGAAGCGCCACGCCTGACGCCGGGCCTTGCATGGGCGCGGTCGCCGCTGGCGGTGGCGGGGGTGCTGGTCTCTGCCCTGTCGAGCGCATCGTTCCGGATGGTCGGGCCAATCTATGCCACCGGCGTTGGCCTCCAGACCGGGCAGATCGCGCTGTTTCTGGCCTCTTTCGTTGCGGGCGGCGCACTGGCGCAATACCCGGCGGGTTGGCTGGCGGACCGCTATGACCGGCGCTGGGTGCTGATCTGGCTCTCCGTCGCCGCTATCGCCAGTTGCATGTTAACCGCCACCGCAACCGGCCTGCCCACAATCGGAATCATGCTGACAGCGGCACTGTTCGGCCTGACCACCTTTCCGATCTTCTCGATCGCCGCAGCCCACGCGCATGACTTTGCCACCTCCGAAGAACGTATCGCCCTCTCGGCAGCGTTGATGTTCTGGTACGCGGTTGGGGCCATCGCCGCGCCCTGGATCGCCTCGCTGCTGATCGAGAGGTACGGCCCGCCCGCGCTGTTTGTCATGATCGCAGTGGGCCATGCGTTGCTGGTAATCTTTGGCCTGATCCGGATGCAAAGCCGCCGAGCCTCTGACACCCGGACCCGCTACATCTACACACCGCGCTCCAGTTTCATGGTGGGCCGCCTGCTGTCCAACACGCGTGAGCGCGCGAAAAAGGGCGACTAA
- the metG gene encoding methionine--tRNA ligase — translation MARHLITSAIPYINGIKHLGNLVGSQLPADLYARYLRARGHELLFLCATDEHGTPAELAAAKAGKPVAEYCAEMWEVQAKLAEGFRLSFDHFGRSSSDQNRKLTQHFAKVLDEQGLIREVSETQMYSKADGRFLPDRYIEGTCPNCGFDSARGDQCDNCTKQLDPVDLINPHSTISGSTDLEMRETKHLYLRQSAMKDQIEEWIDTREGWPVLTTSIAKKWLNDGDGLQDRGITRDLDWGVPVQKGDEPWPGMEGKVFYVWFDAPIEYIACAQEWVDAGKGDDWARWWRNDKGAEDVRYTQFMGKDNVPFHTLSFPVTILGSGEPWKLVDYIKSFNYLNYDGGQFSTSRGRGVFMDQALDILPADYWRWWLLSHVPETSDSEFTWESFQSGVNKDLADVLGNFASRVTKFCRSKFSEAVPEGGTPGEAEAKLIADLTAKVREYETHMEAVEIRKAAAALRAAWVLGNEYLQEVAPWSTFKTDPEQAAMQIRLALNLIRLYAVISAPFIPDASAELLTAMHAEDAGWPDDVEAALTALPAGHAFDVPEVTFRKITDTEREEWQERFAGVRT, via the coding sequence ATGGCACGACATCTCATCACTTCCGCCATTCCCTACATCAATGGCATCAAGCATCTGGGCAATCTGGTGGGCAGCCAGCTGCCTGCTGACCTTTACGCCCGCTACCTGCGCGCCCGCGGACATGAGTTGCTGTTCCTCTGCGCCACGGATGAACACGGCACCCCTGCCGAATTGGCCGCCGCCAAGGCGGGCAAGCCGGTGGCCGAGTACTGCGCCGAAATGTGGGAAGTGCAGGCCAAGCTGGCCGAAGGGTTCCGGCTGTCGTTTGACCACTTCGGACGCTCATCGTCCGACCAGAACCGCAAACTGACGCAGCATTTCGCCAAGGTGCTGGATGAACAGGGCCTGATCCGCGAAGTGTCCGAGACACAGATGTACTCCAAGGCGGACGGGCGTTTCCTGCCTGATCGTTATATTGAGGGCACCTGCCCCAACTGCGGCTTCGACAGCGCGCGCGGCGACCAGTGCGACAACTGCACCAAGCAGCTGGACCCGGTCGACCTGATCAACCCGCATTCGACGATTTCCGGCTCCACCGATCTGGAAATGCGCGAGACCAAGCATCTGTACCTGCGCCAATCCGCGATGAAGGACCAGATCGAGGAGTGGATCGACACCCGCGAAGGCTGGCCCGTGCTAACCACCTCCATCGCCAAGAAATGGCTGAATGACGGCGACGGCCTGCAGGACCGGGGCATCACCCGTGACCTCGACTGGGGTGTGCCGGTGCAAAAGGGCGATGAGCCTTGGCCAGGGATGGAGGGCAAGGTTTTCTACGTCTGGTTTGACGCGCCCATCGAATACATCGCCTGCGCGCAGGAATGGGTGGACGCGGGTAAGGGTGACGATTGGGCCCGCTGGTGGCGCAATGACAAGGGCGCAGAGGACGTGCGCTATACCCAGTTCATGGGCAAGGACAACGTCCCCTTCCACACGCTGTCGTTCCCGGTGACGATCCTCGGGTCGGGTGAGCCGTGGAAGCTGGTCGATTACATCAAGTCGTTCAATTACCTGAACTATGACGGCGGCCAGTTCAGCACGTCGCGCGGGCGCGGCGTGTTCATGGATCAGGCGCTGGACATCCTGCCCGCCGATTACTGGCGTTGGTGGTTGTTGAGCCATGTGCCCGAAACCTCGGACAGCGAATTCACATGGGAATCGTTCCAGTCCGGCGTGAACAAGGATCTGGCCGATGTGCTGGGCAACTTCGCGTCGCGCGTGACCAAATTCTGCCGGTCAAAGTTCTCTGAGGCGGTGCCGGAGGGCGGCACCCCCGGTGAGGCCGAGGCCAAGCTGATTGCTGATCTGACGGCCAAGGTGCGCGAATATGAAACGCACATGGAGGCGGTTGAGATCCGCAAGGCCGCCGCCGCCCTGCGCGCAGCATGGGTTCTGGGCAACGAATACCTGCAAGAGGTCGCGCCTTGGTCGACCTTCAAGACCGATCCAGAACAGGCAGCGATGCAGATCCGTCTGGCGCTGAACCTGATCCGTCTCTACGCGGTGATTTCGGCCCCGTTCATCCCGGACGCCTCCGCCGAATTGCTGACCGCAATGCACGCCGAAGACGCGGGCTGGCCCGATGACGTCGAGGCGGCGCTGACCGCCCTGCCCGCTGGCCACGCCTTTGACGTGCCAGAGGTGACCTTCCGCAAGATCACCGACACAGAGCGCGAAGAGTGGCAGGAACGGTTTGCCGGCGTGCGGACCTGA
- the truB gene encoding tRNA pseudouridine(55) synthase TruB, which yields MARRRKGRDISGWLVVDKPAGLTSTAVVNKVRWALDAKKAGHAGTLDPEATGVLAVALGEATKTVPYITDALKAYRFTVRFGQATNTDDAEGEVIATSDLRPSDEDIKEALHGFVGDIMQVPPQFSAVKIDGERAYKRARDGEEMDIAARPLWVEELVLTDRPDADTAELEMICGKGGYVRSIARDLGKLLGCHGHVLRLRRVWSGPFEASNGLTLEAIEQMARTPELDEHILPLELGLADLPELHCTAQGAARLRNGNPGMVIPGNVEYGDEAWASFEGRPLAVGRYKAGELHPSRVFNLTD from the coding sequence ATGGCACGCAGGCGCAAGGGACGCGACATTTCGGGTTGGCTGGTTGTCGACAAACCCGCAGGCCTGACCTCGACCGCTGTGGTCAATAAGGTCCGCTGGGCGCTGGACGCGAAAAAGGCGGGCCATGCGGGCACGCTGGACCCCGAGGCAACCGGCGTTCTGGCCGTGGCGCTGGGAGAGGCGACCAAAACGGTTCCCTACATCACCGACGCACTCAAGGCGTACCGATTTACCGTGCGCTTCGGACAGGCCACCAACACCGACGACGCCGAGGGGGAGGTGATCGCCACATCCGACCTGCGCCCCAGTGATGAGGACATCAAGGAGGCGCTGCACGGTTTTGTCGGCGACATCATGCAGGTGCCGCCGCAATTCTCTGCCGTCAAAATCGACGGTGAACGCGCCTACAAACGCGCCCGCGATGGCGAGGAAATGGACATCGCCGCCCGCCCTCTGTGGGTCGAGGAACTGGTGCTGACCGACCGCCCCGACGCCGACACTGCCGAACTGGAAATGATCTGCGGCAAGGGCGGTTATGTCCGCTCTATCGCGCGCGATTTGGGCAAACTGCTGGGCTGTCACGGCCATGTGCTGCGGTTGCGCAGGGTCTGGTCCGGTCCGTTTGAGGCAAGCAATGGCCTGACGTTGGAGGCGATCGAACAGATGGCGCGCACGCCCGAACTGGACGAGCACATCCTCCCGCTGGAACTGGGTTTGGCCGACCTGCCGGAACTGCATTGCACCGCGCAGGGCGCTGCGCGACTGCGAAATGGCAACCCCGGCATGGTGATCCCCGGCAACGTCGAATACGGCGATGAGGCTTGGGCGTCTTTCGAAGGCCGCCCTCTGGCCGTGGGCCGCTACAAGGCGGGTGAATTGCACCCCTCAAGGGTCTTCAACCTAACCGACTAG